Genomic window (Diabrotica undecimpunctata isolate CICGRU chromosome 6, icDiaUnde3, whole genome shotgun sequence):
GAATCGGTTTTTATTCAAATGCATACCTCTTATTTGACTACttctaatttgctttgtaaataaaaggtagttttactggtaatagatctattatttttgtaataattatctATTATATCTATTACTTGGACCGACAAATTAAATGGTCATTGGAAGTTAAATCCGACAAAAATTCGGATTCTAATACTAACCATATTGCACTCTCGATGTCGGTATAATTTACACTGTGTAAATTTTTACTATATACCTCAGTCTCTTTGCTTTGCTTGTTTCTCTCATTTTCGAAGTATTGTTGATAAGTTGGGTTCGCATTTTGTGCTTTTTGTACAttacaatattacatttatttttaagaCCATGGGTTCGAAGAATAAGATGATGTCTATTGAACTAAAACGTGAAATCATGAGAGAAACATGAGCAAGGTGTACGAGTAACTGACTTGGCGGGGATGTACGGGCGTACCACATCAATGGTATGTACTGTACTTAAACGGAAGAAGGTGATAAATGGTATATTGCCAGCTAAAGgcgttacaataatttctaagctCCGACTTCTCTCCATGAAAAGATGGAGAAACTACTAATGGTGTGGGTGACagagaacagtgctataccaatcaatgcatgagtttggtataccagagaaacttatccgactaacgagaatgacaatgtctaacttagaagccactgttagaatacagggagaaaattctagatcctttgagataaaggatggactcagacaaggggatgctctggcttgcctcctatttaatattgccttagaaacggcagtccgagatacacgaattagggacggcggtactatttacaatagatcgatacaagtcttagcatatgctgatgacattgacataatagggcgtagcaagcgagatgttgagcaatatctcctagaattggaaacagtggcgaaacaggtcggtctagtcatcaacgaagacaaaaccaagtacatgttggttacaaaggatccgatagcaaatgaggaacgagaaacagtctttggaagtcatacctttggacgtgttgacaacttcacataacttgggtcgctattgactgctaccaataaaacaagcgaagaaatcaaaagacgaataaatcttacaaatagggcatactatggactctaaaagcatttccactcaagaaacattcaaagaagaactaaaattattatatacaaaacattgctgaggtcggtcctcacatatggagcagaaacatggactctaacgcagaagatgaaagacttttgggaatatttgagcgtaaaatactccacaaaatatttggagctataaacgaccaagggcagtggcgcagaagatataattttgaattgtatcagctctttgatgagccagatgtcataacgttcattaaaacacagcgacttagatgggctggacacataatacgaatgccagaaaatacgattgctaaaaagcaaaccacaggaacacctgtaggaagaagaagcaaaggccgaccgcgaattaggtggttagatggagttgaaaccgacttacggatattaaaaatcagaagatggcaacatgttgccagaaacggaacagaatggcgacgaatcttagagcagaccaagatccacagaggattgtcgagccaaagatgatgatgatgacagagAAGCAGCTTCAAGGAGGAACCTTAACACAAAGCATCATATGTGAGAAGGAACGAGCGATTTATGAAGATTTACTGAAACAGCATCCTATTAAAAGATGCCGAATAGGACTTACATAACGGCAGAGGAGAAAACGATGCTAGGTAACAAACCTATGAAAGATAGATTAACTCTATTACTTTGCACCAATGAGCGTGACGACTGTAAAATCAAACCTCTTCTAGTGTATCATTCAGAAAATCCCAGAGCCTTTAAGTCGcattagattttaaaataaaactgccAGTTATGTGGAGGGCAAATCCAAAGGCGTGGTTCACCAGAAAATTCTTTGTGGAGTGGATAAACCTGGTGTTTGTCCcttctgttaaaaaatatctacagcaAAACAACCTACCCATGCAAATCCTTCTTGTCCTTGATAATGACCCTTCTCACCCACCAAATCTCGAAGATGATTTACTCCAAGGATTCAAGTTTATAAATATTGTCTACTTACCAGCCAACACCACTCCTATCTTGCAGCATGGATCAGCAAgtgatttctaattttaagaagTTGTATACCAAGCACATTTTTCGGCGCTGCTTTGAGGAGACGGAGAACACAAACCTTACCCTTCGAGAGTTCTGGAAGGACCACTTTAACATAGTAATAATGCCTAAGAATTATTGAGCAGGCCTGGCTAGGTGTTACAACAAGGACCTTAACCTCTGCATCTAAGAAGCTGTGGCCTGAGGCTGTAGATGAAAGGGCCTGCGAAGGACTGGAACCCGAAGTGTCAGTGGTAGATGAGATTGTTTCTCTTGGAAAATCCATGGGTCTAGAGGTGGATGAAAGAGATGTTAACGAACTTGTCGAGGAACAGTCTCAGGAGCTGACAACCGAGGAGTTAGACGAACTATATGCGCAGCAGCATACGGTGGTtcaacaaaaatttgttttgaagaGGAACCAGAACTGGAAGACGTTGTCTCCAATTGAGTGAATGAgtgaatgaatgaatttttcttatttaataacacttaacaaaaacaactaaCGTGTTTTTTTTTGGGGACTGGAACGGATTAATGGCATTTCAGTTAATTTCAATGGGGAAAATTGCTTTGACATACGAGAAAGATTACGGAACGAATTACACTCGTATGTCGAGGTACCACTTGTAGATCGCAGACACTACAAGAGCATCCCTGGCATATATTATATACTATAATACTTACGCTGTTGTATATGCCAAATTACATTCTGTACAAAAATGGAGTCTACGCATTTGATGTTCATAAACGTTGTGTTGATCCATAAAGTCCATATCATTATAGCCTACATCGCAGGAGTCAATGGTGCAGTGGTAACTATAGTCATTTAAACGGCCTTCTTCAACCAGTTCACGCGCAAGAGATCTAGAAATATCAATTGACAAATGTATTTTGACATATATAAATTGGTTAcctacattaaaagaaaatggtgggctatttacataaattaaacagGAATATTAAGGAATACgtgccccttcccatatcagttggtccAACGTTAGATTGAAAAGAGATTTAAATTTCagtgaacaaaaataaaagcgcagcgtaaattttagaagttttaatgcatttttgaattttctaattatagaaaatattttataacgtatagaatgtgtaatattaacaaaaaaagtgAAAGTTtactgagttacatccccttttatttttaatgacatccataATTCTTCAAGGCATAGTTTTTACTATGttatgacaaaattctaatgtaaacgaatcccatatttcttgcaatttttccttcaattcgttgacggacctggcaggatgttttctcaaagcttttttcatttcgcgccacaaagtctgtATCGGGGACATGTCGGGAGTGTTAGAAAATCATTTCAGAAGTGGTGTGCCAtagtcttcaatccattttaaactcttttttgaggtatgacaacctgcgccgtcctgttggaagacaaaatcttccgctcaTGTTAAAcagtgttccataatcggtaaaagagattttttttaattattcaaatatttgtccgtgtttacaatcccatcggtaaaatgtaactttcccacacctttagacgacatgctgccccagatcatgaaaGATGCAGAAAATTCGatttttctcttcagacagtcgggatggaaagcttcatttttcctgcgaatgacgcgactcctactgtctaCAACACACtttaaatctggactcatcaGTACATTGTActgaatcccattgcgactgagtccaatctttatgctcttttgaccatcttagtctatttttcttttgttgtaatgttaaaagtggcttttctttagcctaaaataaaattgattaaaaacaattcgtactaattttttcaactataaaacttactttgtaagtgccaaatcctaatttgtgggcctctcggtgacatgttgatatGGAAatgtgtcttccaataacgtcgctccataaaacgcttaactccatatattttgcttgtcgatttttcactataatgcgtcttagtGACTTTCAATCTGCATTGGTTATTTTACCTTTTAATACATTTCTAGGTTtttgacgaccgaacctgtagttttgtatcttctgactatatttcttgcACTAGAGCGTGataattgcaacatattcgcaatgtccgaattggattttccaaaattaaaaaatctaataatgattgaacccaatgcagcgatagttcgtggataattaaaatgaaccacgagctggatgaactaatgcagagcgcagatattgtcagatttgtaaagtcacaaagactaaactggcttggtcacctagaaagaatgccagataatcgagctgtaaaagtagtccagagatggaagccccaaggaaacagaacaagaggaaggccccgtaaaagatggatagacgacgtagagagggatcttaaaaccatgaacatcaggcagtggcgaaggaaagtatccgacagggcagaatggaagaacattgttaagcagaccaagactcacaaagggttgtagcgccattagaagaagaaaagaagaataatgattgaacaaattttctcatcgataacttcacctcgacccattgtacaatccacaaacggcaaaaagctttacaatactacaaaatacatttgacattaactgacaatattatttttctttattgttgaaaataaataaaaacccataaaggtaatgtttttaataaatattattaaaaatgccatattaattaatatgggaacttataaaaacatgtagagtataatttgtttatggtaattgACTTTAACTGCAAATTCCGTAGGTGatccaactgatatgggaagagGCTTGTATGAACAATTTTATCAATTATTTATTTACCTTGTAAACATACTTTGTGTACTTAACTTCGACGAAACAGAGCGAGTTGGTCTCCCGACACTTTTTGTGGTCACGCCTGTCGAAGTACTGCTGACACTCATTCTACTAATAGACCGTGATCTTGAACTACGGGAGCGGGCACTCGGACTCTTCACCGAAGAGCCTTTCCGATACGTCAATCTAAAGCCTTTTctcctttttttcttctttggGTATTCTTCTATGCCATAATAACTATTTGACCTGCCTAAAAGAAATGTGAACAGTATTTTTTCAACTAAGCGACATTCAGGTTCAATATTACAGTTTTAGGAGAATTTAAGAAGATTATTTTTTTGAAGGTACTTGTTTCTGAGGATCTATCTCTTCTATATTTGTTGTAGTCAAACATTTGCAGTTCGGCGCTCTTTATGTCATCTGTTTATCATGTttcattaaaaactaaaatatcatattgtgAGTAAGAAGTATTTTCAAACAGTAGCTGAAGTTTTGTACGTAACCCTCTGACATTCTGAAAATACATCAGCTCTTTTGAAGTCTCGACTGAGGGGTCTTTGGACCTGGTAGatatgtttaattttttcgtaTTAACTTTGGTACACCGTTGACATATTTCAAAATGAGATCGGATTCACCCTTACGCTGTCTTTCTTTTAACTCATTTTTCAGTGCATTGACCTCAGCTCGTTGTTCAGTAGTTAAATCAGCTTCCATTAAGACTTTTAAACCTCTATCCAACTCCCTCGTTTCTCAATATCAACTGAATAATTTCAGGTGACTCTAGAGTTACTCACAGTGATTGATagccatttttattttgtttaccaatTCTAGTCGAACTGACCATTTTTATATCAGAACCAGCTAAGCCCGACAGCATTTCCTTAGCTTTAGATGTGTCATCTTCCTCACCATCTTGAGACATATTAAAGATCATAAGATTGCAAGATCTCTTTTGTCTCTCAGACACTTCATACAAAACACTGCTGTGCACCAATGTGGAACTgtaattattgttgttttttgtatttgatgTAGAGGTGGTATTTTTTATGAAGGTAAGATCCTTCTTAATGTCTTCATATGAGGTAGTAAAACTGGTTTTCAAACTCTCAACTTCATTGGTTACCTCACGAATCTGTTTTTCAAACTCAAATATGGCATAATTCGGGTGGCCAGAAGTAAACACATTATCTTTGTTGAAATTCCTAATTCCAGTGAAGTTTTTGCATAACATTTTTGCAAATGTCACAAGGGTAACCAAAAACTTCCCCTGTACCTTTATGAGGTTCTTTAAAAACACAGTTCTTGAAACATTTGCCACATGTTCCTGCCAtttgttataaaataataaaatacttacaTAATTTCAACAAGTTTTTTAAGGAAAGACTCTTGAACTGAGCATTGCACTATTCTTTTTACTGTAACTGTAGATAACACAGTAGCAGAtaattaaatcaattaaaaacCAGTGATTGATTTTCCAGGCAGTTGGGTTTGGCTATTAAACCAACTTCATGGATATAAAATACAATGAGGACGTAAAGGTTTGtgcaaattcaatatttttgtaactaaaaatattttgacaaaatGCTAGGACAGGTCTATTTATATTTTGGATTGTATATCAGCTTGTATAATTCGAAATACTGATGATGTCATTATTTTCATGCACATGACATCATCGATCTTTTTTCAAATGGAAGGATCTGAAGATGTTTCTACTATAACTGCATAAACAGACAATTTTGGTATCTTTATTAAAAAGCATGTTTTTCTACAGATATTAAACACATTGTTTAAAGTGTGTTTCAACACTGTTAGGGAGGTGCCAAAATGTTGTTTATGTTCTACTTGACAGCCTTTTAAATATTCCCATTGATTAAAAGGTTCCATTGGTTCTTCAGCTTCATGTATACTGTCACACGATGGACACTACATTTTAAATCTtggtaatattttaaaaatttagaaataGGGTAAAACGCCAGTTATTGGACACGAGACAGTTATTGGACATTACAGTGTTAACTTACGAGAATAAGATTTCTGCAAGTGCCAACAAGAGTATATTTCACTAGGTGGCACTACTCGTTTCTATATTATGTTCATTCTTATGTCTATGTTCTGCCTTTAACGGGTTCTGTGATTTTGGCggtaaatatttttaggttatgtgagTGAAGTGACATTTAAGCATTGTGTTAAGCATCTGCtctgactttttttttaaaactacGTGGTATTTTTAATGtaagattgtatttttatttaaaagggtgTAGTAAAGGCACTTATAGTCCCTAAGGTAGATCTGGTACAGTAATAGGGATTTTAATTCGGATTTAATTACATCTGTCCAATAACTAAACTAGAAAACTTGCTTAATTCTATTATGGGACACCTGTCCAATCACTAGAGAACTACACTTACCACatatttctacaattttcaacGGATTTACGTATAAGcagtaaaattaatttagtaatcgatttgacagttattggacagctgtccaataactaaatttgaccgtccaatcactaaaaattaattttttaggatGCCTAAACTTAGAAAATATGATAAGATGAAACTTATAGAAGCTGTTAAGGATGTCCAAAATGGCACTGAATCATATAGAACAGCTGAAAAAAATATGGAATTCCGAAGTCCACTATAGAATTCAAATTAAAACATCCGGAACATAAAGATACACTTGGACCGTCTCCTATTTTAACTTGCGAGGAGGAGAATACTCTGGTTAGgtaaattcatttaatttatcttaacccatagcattattttattttacattcaatattccaGATGGATACAAGAAACTGCTTCAAAAGGTTTCCCCAAAAAGGCTAACGATTTAAAAAGCAGCgtgcaaaaatttttaatcgAAAATCCGCGCCCCAATAACTTTAAAGATAATCGACCTGGAGATGGATGGTTAAAAGTAAGTcaccaaaaaaatgtattttaatctgTATTCATCGTTTGATTTTTTTAGGGATTTTTGAAGCGACATCCAGGGGTTTCTAGAAGGACAAGTGAAGGTGTGACGGCAGCTAGCGCTTGTGTATCTGAACGAGATatcaaaaactggtttaaaaatattgaaacttatgttaaagaaaaacatttagaagaagttctaactgatccatcaagaatttttaatggagatgagtcaggatttcaaatatgtccatctactggaaaagtatttgctatgaaaggtttcaaaaatgtttataacattGAAAAAAGCTCTTCAAAAGAAAACGTCACTGTGATGTTTACGTTTTCAGCAGACGGTAAAATTTGCGTGCCTATGGTTATTTATCCTTATCAATGTATTCCTGAAAAGGTTGCTAAAGGTATTAATCCTAAATGGGGTGTGGGCAGAAGCGATAATGGTTGGATGACGGCAGAGACATTCTATCAGTATATTGCGAATGTTTTTTACCCACacttaattgaaaataatattaagcttCCAGTTATTCTTTTTGTAGATGGACACAAGAGTCACTTAAGTTACCaattaagtctattgtgtaatgAACTGCAGATTGAAGTGATTGCACTTTATCCTAACGCCACAAGGATTTTACAACCCTGTGACGTTTCTATTTTCCGTCCATTAAAAGAAGCTTGGCGGCAATCAGTGAGAGAATGGGAAGAACAGCATCCAGGAGGGGTAGTGAATAAGGTTGTATTTGCTTCTATATTGGAGCAAGCTATAAAAAAAAGCTGTAAAACTGAAACAGTAGTAAATGGTTTCAAGCCTTGCGGATTGTTTCCATTTAATGCAGATGCTATTGACTATACAAAATGTTTAGGCAAAGaagtagtaaaaaatttaatcatttcagatcatcaaaagaaacccaagatggactataatacttttgtaaatatcttaggtcctgaaaaagttcatagcttagagaatttaaaagaaaatccacagaataatctacctagcgatgataatttgaatttgttgttcaaaatttggaatttttttgaaCATGATCCAAAACATTCGGATAACCCAATGGTTCTAAAAAATAGAGacacaaacattaatattattcaaaatgtgGTTATCACATCTCCcgttaaaaatactgaaataaaaacatcagaacagagtggtattgaaaatgtaaatatttctgaGAGTAGCAGTACCAATGATATCCATTTTCAACAATATAAAACTAATGTTTATGACTTACCCTCTAcaagtaaaattattgttaaacacgaattgttgggtaactttttaacttctcctactgtaccggaaagaaaaaataaacgtaacACGGAACGACTTCCTTTTGCTATTACATCTGCACGATATCAAGAAATGTTACGGAAAAAGGAGGAGATAAAAGAAGagcaggaaaaacaaaaacaagaaaggaaacagaaaagagaagaaaaattaacCATAAACCAGTGTAGCAAGAAAAAGAATTCAAAAAAAGTCAAATGTTTAATTTGTTCAAATGATATTCAATTGAACAAATTAAAATGCGATGACTGTAATCTTTATTATCACGAATCTTGTATTTCTGTTAATCATAGACAGCATATACCTAACGATGGTGATCTATTTATATGTCACAACTGCTTCAATCTCCAGGATAGTGATTCTGATGCTAATAACAGTAACCAAGACAGTGAGGATGAAGACATTGACAAACTTTTCACTCAATACAAAGAAGCACAAAagcatttataaaatttaattgtgtcaACTGTATATAGGTACCCCATACCGCACAGAAATCTTAGGTTTTTCCTGTAATtttctagttttttattgtgttaaagcagtcgtccaataactaattttgagtgtcctgtaactaaataaactgtccaataactataatttttgtaactatttttaataaatatatattgacaaaaaatatttaacaccttctttaaatccttttatccatattgtaataaactgtttagactaccttttgtataaatttcaattcaatctgcagagaacaatgtgaattacgaatttttaaagttgaaattttcTTAAGTGTCCAATAACTGTATGGTTTACCCTAACATAAGTTTAGCATAACAtgactaaaaaatattaaaaaaaaccataTTTTGCATTCCATATATTTGCTTGTCTATCTATGCAATCCAGAATAACAGTGTACAGGACTATAATCCAACCACATTTTAATTATAATACTTTGATCCcacattttgacgtgacaacgtcttaaattaggttgtggctcggagtcactcatgaaaaagtgtaacgcccgctcatgtctgttacgatgagtcaccgaacgagagagaggcccgccggaccggcgaatgccttgcgtctctctacCACTCAAACATGATATATAgatattttaatacatattatcaTCCATATAACGCATGACTTGcagaaaatgtaaaatattaagGTTCACTGATACAATACAAGATTTCATTCATTCATTAAAATCAAGCAATAAATCTTTGTTACTTACTTAAACTCCTCATTCTCTCTCTTTCAGCCAATCTTTCCTCCAGGTCCTCATTATATGGCTCTGTTAAAGCTCTTGTTAATAATTTTGGTGTTGGAGTTCTTTCATCACTCATCTCTAGGTCTTCATCACTATAATCATCATCAGCAAATTTGGATAAATAGTTACGCATCATGTTTGCTGTATTGTAGCCGGAAGGATAGGTCATAAGTTTCCAAATAAATGATTTCAATTTTGCAGCGTTTTTAAGAATATTCTTACAATTATTGCAAATGCTACTATCATGAGCAATATAGTACTTGATCTGAAatgtataaaataacaaatagttATGCTAATGTTCAGATTCAATGTCTTCAATTGAAAGAAAAGATACAGAGGAGATATTTGAAGTATTTTCGAATTATGTGAAATATTTTTGCCATAGAAATTGGTCTGTATAACTGCAGATTTTTTTACACTATGTATGCTTTGATTACTCTTAATTAGTCAATTGTTTGTTTAACTTAATTGCTGTCAAATGTTTATAGTTTCACATACTCCCTCTatattataacaaatacatgatTATTGTTCAATATTTGAAATAGGGTGATTTGTTGCTTAAAGCTTGTTCATTAATATGaatatgaaatttaaaaaaacatttacaatCACTTGACATCTCGAGAAAATCAATTCTTGAATAAAATAAACAACCACTGTAATAATTAATAAGAAAACATGTTTCCTCCAGGCCCTCAATATTTAACAGTACAATTTTGTAAGTATATTAAAATTTACCTGATCTCCAAATAGTTCTATTAGATCATCTTTTGCAGTACTAGAATTGCTACAATTTTCTTCGTTAATTTTATCTAGTGGCAAGTCGTATTTTTTACATATCAAGCAAGGCATTCTTTGTATTGCAATTATTTAAAAGTTTGAACCTACGCTTgtaaaaaacaaataagtaaaaaCGCCGCGTAagatttgaaagaaaagtatattaaaacacaaataatattatcacaCCTAGTATCTGAAAGTgcattataaaataaaaagttcTTTCAATAGAGTCCTAATTTTTGTTTACCACAGCAAAAAAGATAGGTTACGTATATAGCAAACCAATAACACAGTTTATACTATACTGTGAGACTGTGACTGTGCCAGTGCCAATAATACGTTCGTTGTAAAgtacataaaacaaaatatttaaaaacagactGAACTAAACAAACTCGCAGCCCGTTTTTTGATTCAATAGTAATTTTTAAAAGGTAATTACAAAAGAgatattatttagttttaaaattaacactaaaaacttcaaaaaattaaaattgcacATTTGAGCTAAGAAAAGAGCttttcacttttttatttattaaaagtcgTCTCATGTGACGTCAGATATGTCAAAAAAAACTGACAAAATCTCCCTTTAATGTCATTTAAAATCGCCTTAATTTATTCACAGATAAATTAAACCTAAAAGAGCCAAGGACAACGCACGTTTCTATTTGTGCACCCTTCCGTTTGGTGACactgctagtctcgttcctgcgcATGGAGTTCGGTGATGGAGGTAGGAAATCATTATATTATTGTCATTGTTATTATTCTGTGCCTCCATGTTCCTCCGCGTTGTTCATTGTCACATTATGCCTGGCAACTTGGCAACATTGATTATGTCATTAGTCCCTAAAGTGATGACGCATATATGCGTCTATTCGCGAGGAA
Coding sequences:
- the LOC140443075 gene encoding uncharacterized protein, encoding MPCLICKKYDLPLDKINEENCSNSSTAKDDLIELFGDQIKYYIAHDSSICNNCKNILKNAAKLKSFIWKLMTYPSGYNTANMMRNYLSKFADDDYSDEDLEMSDERTPTPKLLTRALTEPYNEDLEERLAERERMRSLSRSNSYYGIEEYPKKKKRRKGFRLTYRKGSSVKSPSARSRSSRSRSISRMSVSSTSTGVTTKSVGRPTRSVSSKLSTQSMFTRSLARELVEEGRLNDYSYHCTIDSCDVGYNDMDFMDQHNVYEHQMRRLHFCTECNLAYTTAPLLKDHENKHYTTYFFCFYCGEKQYGANVLQAHLVKHSEYSVDCKYCDKSFLSITSRNEHTSTAHKGDTKKKKKIEKLILARIDKPNYTEKRPVVDTSYKVWYLGTHNYHHPEEENGNDSIEVTETKSSQESADQDGETATQEGPCGSPASVLSSLTTDQEVNTTTEEVTDPDYNNTIEEGPDPDCNNTIEEVTEQGSPIEDCIYPKRQ
- the LOC140443074 gene encoding uncharacterized protein; its protein translation is MKGFKNVYNIEKSSSKENVTVMFTFSADGKICVPMVIYPYQCIPEKVAKGINPKWGVGRSDNGWMTAETFYQYIANVFYPHLIENNIKLPVILFVDGHKSHLSYQLSLLCNELQIEVIALYPNATRILQPCDVSIFRPLKEAWRQSVREWEEQHPGGVVNKVVFASILEQAIKKSCKTETVVNGFKPCGLFPFNADAIDYTKCLGKEVVKNLIISDHQKKPKMDYNTFVNILGPEKVHSLENLKENPQNNLPSDDNLNLLFKIWNFFEHDPKHSDNPMVLKNRDTNINIIQNVVITSPVKNTEIKTSEQSGIENVNISESSSTNDIHFQQYKTNVYDLPSTSKIIVKHELLGNFLTSPTVPERKNKRNTERLPFAITSARYQEMLRKKEEIKEEQEKQKQERKQKREEKLTINQCSKKKNSKKVKCLICSNDIQLNKLKCDDCNLYYHESCISVNHRQHIPNDGDLFICHNCFNLQDSDSDANNSNQDSEDEDIDKLFTQYKEAQKHL